From the Pseudomonadota bacterium genome, the window CAATCCACGCGCCCGCATGGGGCGCGACCCACGGCGTATCTTGATCAATTTCAGCTATTTGAGTTTCAATCCACGCGCCCGCATGGGGCGCGACTATATAATGCTCCATTCAGTGCCTCATACGGCTGGTTTCAATCCACGCGCCCGCATGGGGCGCGACTTAAATGGAAGTCGAATTTGTCACTTTTATTGTTGTTTCAATCCACGCGCCCGCATGGGGCGCGACAAAAATCTGATTTGAGTAGTAAAGTTTTGAATCGTTTCAATCCACGCGCCCGCATGGGGCGCGACCATAGTTCAAAAAAAAAGCAAGCTCAGGCGGTCTGTTTCAATCCACGCGCCCGCATGGGGCGCGACTTACGGAGTATTGGGTAAACGGAGTTACTCGTTGGTTTCAATCCACGCGCCCGCATGGGGCGCGACTTTAGCCGGTGTATCAGCTGTATATCCTTTATCCGTTTCAATCCACGCGCCCGCATGGGGCGCGACCTCACGCCCGGTAAGTTCATCAGGATAGACATATGTTTCAATCCACGCGCCCGCATGGGGCGCGACCAAACGTGCCTTGCTTCAATCAGACAGCACTCAGGTTTCAATCCACGCGCCCGCATGGGGCGCGACAGCCCCCAATAATCCGTACCCTTCTTTTTAAGCGGTTTCAATCCACGCGCCCGCATGGGGCGCGACAGATGAATATTGGCCTAACGGATCGTACAGATATGTTTCAATCCACGCGCCCGCATGGGGCGCGACTTTTATCCGTATGGATTAAATCACGGATCTTTGTTTCAATCCACGCGCCCGCATGGGGCGCGACAATTATTGTCTGGATCATATACAAAATTCTGGTGGTTTCAATCCACGCGCCCGCATGGGGCGCGACGATAACAAGATAATGTCTATACGTTTGATTACTGGTTTCAATCCACGCGCCCGCATGGGGCGCGACTCTTAAAGAAGGCTTTACGATTGTAACTAACATTGTTTCAATCCACGCGCCCGCATGGGGCGCGACTGTCTAAATCTAACTTACTATATATTCAGAATATAATTGCTATATTCTGCGATGCTTATGTTATTTCCGGATATATTACTACACCCAAAAATAAAATTTTGAAAATGCCTAAGCATATCATCGAGTTATAACCAGTGCGAACTCCACTGTAAAAATATGACAGCTTGAGGTTCGCAAACATTCTCATACAATTAGCGGACCCTCCTGATCAATTGATTTTTTTGCCCCGATATGTTCTACACGCCGCCTCCAGTTTGAGCCCAAAAAATAAAATCTCAGGCTGTCTTCATCAGGATCAATTGCGTCAATCAAACGCTGACGCAAAACAGCCCACTTTGCCGGATCAACTAAGCACTCAAAAACAGAGTATTGAACTCTTTGGCCATAATCCTGACATGCTTTTGCAACTCTGCGCAAACGCTTTGCTCCTGCACCATCCTGGTTTGCGACATCATAACTGACCAGCACAAACATATTTATATTTCTCCTTATTTCCAGATAAAGGGCGGATAGCCATCCAGATCGCCGCGCAGATAACGGGCAAGCAGCAACGCCTGAATATGAAACAGCAATCCGATAGTTACTTTTTCGTCGATAAAAGGATGATATATCTCTTCCTGTTTTCTCTCCTGATAAGCTACAAGGAGAGTTTTTCGTGTATCGTCATTCATTAAAACCGCTCCTGAATCGGTTTTCTTAAATCCTTTATCCTGTACCTGACGAAGATTAATAAGCGATAGAGCCAGCCTGTCGGCAATAACCGGCCTAAATTCTTC encodes:
- the cas2 gene encoding CRISPR-associated endonuclease Cas2, which codes for MFVLVSYDVANQDGAGAKRLRRVAKACQDYGQRVQYSVFECLVDPAKWAVLRQRLIDAIDPDEDSLRFYFLGSNWRRRVEHIGAKKSIDQEGPLIV